In Psychrobacter ciconiae, the following are encoded in one genomic region:
- a CDS encoding YceI family protein — protein MKLTRKPLFHTLVGAGLLLATAANAALPTQWQLDNSHTRVGFSVEHLGFSTTMGHFDKVSGTLNYNIKAPNKTTMNFVIDTNSINTAFEARDNHLRKEDFFNVKKYPTMTFKSTKVNFYNPQQAKVDGNLTLLGVTKPVTLNVTLKKIANSPMTKKPVIGFRATGVIDRTEFGMTTFADGITTKVPIQIDGELVEKTGK, from the coding sequence ATGAAATTGACCCGTAAACCATTATTCCATACTTTAGTTGGCGCCGGATTATTGCTAGCGACCGCTGCCAACGCCGCCTTGCCAACCCAGTGGCAGCTTGACAACTCACACACCCGCGTGGGTTTTTCGGTGGAGCATTTGGGGTTTTCAACCACCATGGGGCATTTTGACAAAGTTAGCGGCACGCTTAACTACAATATCAAAGCCCCAAACAAAACGACGATGAACTTTGTCATTGATACAAACAGCATCAATACCGCCTTTGAAGCTCGTGACAATCATTTGCGCAAAGAGGACTTTTTTAACGTCAAAAAATACCCAACCATGACCTTTAAATCCACCAAGGTAAATTTTTACAACCCACAGCAAGCCAAAGTTGATGGCAATTTGACCTTGCTTGGCGTTACCAAACCGGTCACCTTAAACGTCACCTTGAAAAAAATCGCCAACAGTCCGATGACCAAAAAGCCCGTGATTGGCTTTCGCGCCACCGGCGTTATCGACCGCACCGAATTTGGCATGACCACCTTTGCCGATGGCATCACCACCAAAGTTCCGATTCAAATCGATGGTGAATTGGTCGAAAAAACTGGCAAATAA
- a CDS encoding RNA-guided endonuclease InsQ/TnpB family protein — protein MKTLKLRLKDKHAKQLNQLSSSVNFVWNYVNELSFKHLQRTGKFFSAYDLAEYTKGSGALLGLHSQTIQAISETHAKSRKQFKKAKLQWRTNNPKAKVKSLGWIPFKKSAIKHLATRQSGKKALKSTIQLSLAKGQKLIVELFDSYNLALYDLNTLELVQDARGRWYACITVKAKADAKAQSGKGQIGIDLGLKEAATTSDGDTLTVKQTQKWAAKLAIAQRAKNKKRAQAIHAKIKNTRKDLIHKFTTQLVKGNSLIVIGDLKSKSFTSTNLAKSTYDAGWFELKRQLDYKCKHAGCRFEIVNESYTTQTCSSCRQISDSSPKGRTGLRIREWTCECGVTHDRDINAARNILAVGLDRLAEGIPSL, from the coding sequence ATGAAAACCCTTAAACTTCGACTGAAAGACAAACATGCCAAGCAGCTTAATCAATTAAGTAGCAGTGTTAACTTTGTTTGGAACTACGTCAATGAGTTGAGTTTTAAACACTTACAACGAACTGGAAAGTTCTTTAGTGCTTACGATTTAGCCGAATACACCAAAGGCTCAGGCGCTCTGCTTGGTTTACACTCGCAAACCATTCAAGCGATTAGTGAAACCCATGCCAAAAGCCGAAAGCAGTTTAAAAAAGCCAAGCTTCAATGGCGAACCAATAACCCTAAAGCCAAAGTAAAAAGCTTAGGTTGGATACCGTTTAAAAAGTCAGCGATTAAGCATTTAGCCACACGCCAAAGCGGTAAAAAGGCGCTAAAATCAACCATTCAATTAAGCTTAGCCAAAGGTCAAAAGCTGATTGTTGAGCTGTTTGATAGCTACAATTTAGCATTGTATGACCTAAATACCCTCGAGTTGGTTCAAGATGCAAGAGGTAGATGGTACGCTTGTATCACCGTTAAAGCCAAAGCTGACGCCAAAGCCCAAAGCGGCAAAGGTCAAATCGGCATTGATTTAGGACTCAAAGAAGCTGCAACCACCTCAGATGGCGATACCCTTACTGTCAAACAAACTCAAAAATGGGCGGCAAAATTGGCAATAGCCCAACGTGCCAAAAATAAAAAGCGCGCCCAAGCCATTCATGCCAAGATTAAAAATACACGTAAAGACTTAATTCATAAATTCACCACACAGTTAGTCAAAGGCAATTCGCTGATTGTAATTGGTGATTTAAAATCAAAATCATTTACATCTACTAACCTTGCTAAATCGACCTACGATGCAGGTTGGTTTGAACTAAAACGGCAATTGGACTACAAATGCAAGCATGCAGGTTGCCGTTTTGAGATTGTGAATGAAAGCTACACTACCCAAACCTGTTCAAGCTGTCGCCAAATCAGTGACAGTAGTCCGAAAGGCAGAACAGGTTTGCGAATAAGAGAATGGACTTGTGAGTGTGGTGTCACTCATGACCGCGATATCAACGCGGCAAGGAACATTCTTGCGGTCGGGCTTGACCGTCTTGCAGAAGGAATCCCCTCTCTTTAG
- a CDS encoding O-acetylhomoserine aminocarboxypropyltransferase/cysteine synthase family protein, protein MSDGQPDNKAQMKHLQTLAIHAGYTPEETTKAVAVPIYHTSSYAFDNTQHGADLFDLKVAGNIYTRIMNPTNAVLEERVAALEGGIGALAVASGMAAITYTIQTICEAGDNIVAVSTLYGGTYNLFAHALPRQGIEVRFFDYQNPEAIRDLIDDKTKMVFAESIGNPLGNIVDIQALSDIAHEFGVPVVIDNTVATPVLCRPFDFGADIVIHSLTKYMSGTGTSIGGAIVDSGKFPWGDYPERFALLNTPDASYHGVNFVKDVGAAAFIARARVAPLRNMGAAMSPLNAFSILQGIETLSLRMERHGENAQAVAEYLKNHDKVAWVKYAGLPDHPDFALSQKYMKGTPSAILTFGVKGGRDAGARFIDALKLITRLVNIGDAKSLACHPATTTHRQLNGQELEQAGVSEDMVRLSIGIEHIDDIKADLEQALAAA, encoded by the coding sequence ATGAGTGACGGACAACCTGACAACAAAGCCCAAATGAAGCACTTGCAAACGCTTGCCATTCACGCCGGCTACACGCCTGAGGAAACCACTAAAGCGGTTGCCGTGCCGATTTACCATACCAGCTCTTATGCGTTTGACAATACCCAGCACGGTGCGGACTTGTTTGATTTAAAGGTAGCAGGCAACATTTATACCCGAATCATGAACCCAACCAATGCGGTGCTAGAGGAGCGCGTGGCAGCGCTTGAAGGCGGTATCGGCGCGCTTGCGGTTGCTTCCGGCATGGCAGCGATTACCTATACCATTCAGACCATTTGCGAGGCGGGGGATAATATCGTTGCCGTCTCCACCCTTTATGGCGGCACTTACAATTTATTTGCCCATGCGTTGCCGCGACAAGGCATTGAGGTGCGCTTTTTTGATTATCAAAATCCTGAAGCCATTCGCGATTTGATTGATGACAAAACCAAAATGGTATTTGCCGAAAGTATCGGCAACCCGCTTGGTAATATTGTTGATATTCAAGCGCTAAGCGACATCGCTCATGAGTTTGGCGTTCCTGTGGTGATTGACAATACGGTGGCAACGCCGGTGCTTTGTCGACCGTTTGATTTTGGCGCGGATATTGTTATTCACTCGCTGACCAAATATATGAGCGGCACGGGAACATCGATTGGCGGGGCGATTGTTGATAGTGGCAAGTTCCCTTGGGGCGATTATCCAGAACGCTTCGCCCTGCTAAATACGCCGGATGCCAGTTATCATGGGGTAAATTTTGTCAAAGACGTTGGCGCGGCGGCGTTTATTGCTCGCGCTCGCGTAGCGCCTTTACGAAATATGGGGGCGGCAATGAGTCCGTTAAATGCGTTTAGTATTTTGCAAGGCATTGAAACCTTAAGCCTGCGAATGGAGCGCCATGGCGAAAACGCCCAAGCTGTCGCCGAATATCTAAAAAATCATGACAAAGTTGCTTGGGTCAAATACGCCGGACTTCCCGACCATCCGGACTTTGCGCTGTCGCAAAAATACATGAAAGGTACGCCGTCCGCCATTTTAACCTTTGGGGTGAAAGGCGGCAGGGATGCCGGCGCGCGCTTTATTGATGCGCTAAAGCTCATCACCCGATTGGTGAATATTGGCGATGCCAAATCATTGGCTTGTCATCCGGCAACCACAACGCACCGTCAGCTCAATGGTCAAGAGCTTGAGCAAGCAGGGGTCAGCGAAGATATGGTTCGCTTGTCGATTGGTATTGAGCATATCGACGATATCAAAGCCGATTTGGAGCAAGCATTAGCTGCCGCATAA
- a CDS encoding BON domain-containing protein, with the protein MIQTPSFFRQRQILTRKLLVSLTIASTLLATSCTTNYLTNSTKGTYGVPATERTIAQRLLDRSIEHTAKVNIYGLEQNLQQSSRMSIDSFNSEVLLSGEVPNEVLKDQIGKVISSMPDVRRVYNELNVGVARGASATVHDGYISSKIMAKVAAGNVLKSSQIKVVTNDGIVYIMGRLTPTQQSHLVDIANKTAGVIELVLITTLVDDLGNPVNDQDIMFENQSALAAAPVAEVSAQPDYQSAPSSLSPSPVIVIDEEDLAP; encoded by the coding sequence ATGATTCAGACCCCTTCTTTTTTTCGCCAACGTCAGATTTTGACTCGTAAGCTTTTGGTCAGTTTGACCATTGCTAGCACCTTGCTGGCTACCAGCTGTACGACCAATTATTTAACCAACAGCACCAAAGGCACTTATGGCGTGCCCGCCACCGAGCGCACCATTGCCCAGCGCCTACTTGATCGCAGCATTGAACATACCGCAAAAGTCAATATTTACGGTCTTGAGCAAAACTTGCAACAAAGTAGCCGCATGAGCATCGACAGCTTTAACAGTGAGGTTTTGCTGTCAGGGGAGGTGCCAAACGAGGTGCTCAAAGACCAAATTGGCAAAGTCATCAGCTCCATGCCGGACGTTCGCCGTGTTTATAATGAGCTTAACGTCGGCGTGGCTCGCGGCGCGAGTGCCACCGTTCATGACGGTTATATCAGCTCTAAAATTATGGCAAAAGTTGCGGCAGGAAACGTTCTTAAATCCTCGCAAATCAAAGTGGTCACGAATGACGGTATCGTTTATATCATGGGACGGCTAACGCCCACTCAGCAAAGCCATCTGGTTGATATTGCAAACAAAACAGCAGGCGTCATTGAGCTTGTATTGATCACAACCTTAGTGGATGACTTAGGAAATCCAGTCAATGACCAAGACATTATGTTTGAAAATCAAAGCGCGCTTGCTGCCGCTCCCGTAGCTGAAGTGAGCGCTCAGCCTGATTATCAATCAGCGCCATCGAGCTTGAGCCCTTCACCGGTCATCGTGATTGATGAGGAGGATTTGGCGCCTTAG
- a CDS encoding bifunctional nicotinamide-nucleotide adenylyltransferase/Nudix hydroxylase produces the protein MPTAKLTSQKSYRYLVFIGRFQPFHLGHKAVIDAALEKAENVIVLIGSANEPRSLRNPFTTGEREQMILGAYSDANAKRIHCVPLADALYNDTRWLKNVQSAVLSVTHDLNGNIGIIGYLKDRSSYYLALFPHWGAESVANYQNLSATPLRKAYLLGQKSADDLNDEPIPESTRKFLKQFAETDDFKALNNEANFVADYKRQWQAAPYPPIFATVDAVVVQSGHILLIERGGELGRGQWALPGGFLNPDEALLDAAIRELMEETKLDISENKLKQSYQRQHTFDNPDRSPLGRVISQAFYFELANDEMGLPKIKGSDDAACAFWLPLASLDSKKMFQDHLAIIQKLIGI, from the coding sequence ATGCCAACCGCCAAGCTTACCTCCCAAAAATCTTACCGCTATTTGGTGTTTATCGGTCGCTTTCAGCCGTTTCATTTGGGACATAAAGCGGTCATTGATGCCGCCCTTGAAAAAGCCGAAAATGTGATTGTGCTTATTGGTTCTGCCAATGAGCCAAGAAGCCTGCGCAATCCATTTACAACTGGCGAGCGCGAGCAGATGATTTTGGGCGCGTACTCGGATGCCAACGCCAAGCGCATTCACTGCGTGCCTTTAGCTGATGCGCTTTATAACGACACGCGTTGGCTAAAAAACGTCCAATCCGCCGTACTGAGCGTCACTCACGATTTAAACGGCAATATCGGCATTATCGGCTATTTAAAAGACCGCTCGTCGTATTATTTGGCGCTGTTTCCGCATTGGGGCGCAGAATCCGTTGCCAACTATCAAAATCTATCGGCAACGCCGCTGCGCAAAGCGTATTTGTTGGGTCAAAAATCAGCAGATGACTTAAATGATGAGCCCATCCCAGAGTCTACGCGCAAGTTTTTAAAGCAGTTTGCAGAAACTGACGACTTTAAAGCCCTAAACAATGAAGCAAACTTTGTCGCCGATTATAAACGCCAATGGCAAGCTGCGCCCTACCCGCCGATTTTTGCAACGGTTGATGCCGTTGTCGTTCAGTCGGGGCATATTTTACTTATTGAGCGCGGCGGCGAATTGGGTAGAGGTCAATGGGCGCTTCCGGGCGGTTTTCTCAATCCTGATGAGGCGCTGCTTGATGCCGCAATCCGCGAGCTGATGGAAGAAACGAAACTTGATATTTCTGAAAACAAGCTCAAACAATCCTATCAGCGCCAGCATACTTTTGATAACCCCGACCGCTCGCCGCTTGGTCGCGTCATCTCCCAAGCGTTTTATTTTGAACTTGCTAATGATGAAATGGGCTTACCAAAAATCAAAGGCAGTGATGACGCCGCCTGCGCCTTTTGGCTGCCGCTTGCAAGCCTTGATAGCAAAAAAATGTTTCAAGACCACTTGGCAATTATTCAAAAATTAATTGGGATTTAA
- a CDS encoding type B 50S ribosomal protein L31, whose amino-acid sequence MRNDIHPDYHDVLFHDTNADVYFLTRSTVKTKATREYEGKEYPYFPLDISSASHPFYTGEQRKASTEGRVASFNKRFGAFGGRKKKAAE is encoded by the coding sequence ATGCGCAACGATATCCATCCTGATTACCACGACGTTTTATTTCACGACACCAACGCTGACGTTTATTTTTTGACCCGCTCAACGGTTAAAACCAAAGCCACTCGTGAATATGAAGGCAAAGAATACCCATACTTCCCACTTGATATCTCAAGCGCGTCGCATCCATTCTACACAGGCGAGCAGCGTAAAGCCTCAACCGAAGGTCGTGTGGCAAGCTTCAACAAACGCTTTGGCGCGTTTGGTGGTCGTAAGAAAAAAGCGGCTGAATAA
- a CDS encoding COG4315 family predicted lipoprotein gives MKNMLLLSALTGVLAVSGCSTLKNVVGEDDSGMHDVHSTAAMTAPVTSKNGILVDSKNHMTLYTFDKDSMNKSECGSACLTLWPAFLAPSNAKASGQFAAFKREDGKYQWAMNGKPLYFYANDKNTGDKHGDNKLDVWHVVPTR, from the coding sequence ATGAAAAATATGCTTTTGCTTTCCGCCTTAACCGGAGTTTTGGCAGTATCGGGATGTTCAACGCTAAAAAACGTGGTCGGCGAGGATGATTCAGGAATGCATGACGTTCATAGCACCGCTGCCATGACCGCGCCGGTGACCAGTAAAAACGGAATATTGGTCGATTCCAAAAACCATATGACCCTTTACACCTTTGATAAAGACTCAATGAATAAATCTGAATGTGGCTCGGCGTGTCTGACCCTCTGGCCGGCGTTTTTAGCGCCAAGTAATGCCAAAGCCTCTGGACAATTTGCTGCTTTTAAGCGCGAGGACGGCAAATATCAGTGGGCGATGAACGGCAAACCGCTGTATTTTTATGCCAATGACAAAAATACTGGCGACAAACACGGCGACAACAAGCTTGACGTTTGGCATGTCGTGCCAACCCGTTAA
- the rsmI gene encoding 16S rRNA (cytidine(1402)-2'-O)-methyltransferase, with translation MTTSDLETAAGAKAQLFIVATPIGNLQDMTPRAIEVLKSVAIIACEDTRTSKKLLDNFNIATKQLAADSESQHQKLWAYHEHNSAVQTPKLIEMIQNGHSVALISDAGTPLVSDPGFQLVQAAHSAGVSVSPIVGASAAIAALSVAGLPSNRFSFIGFLPAKAHGRQKQLELLKSRSETLIFYEAPHRIVASLEDLASVFGDSRAVTFCRELTKTFETVHKSTLKELIDFVKNDDNQQRGEIVLVVAGAQEEDNNADNFDELLLRLLQDLSVKKAAALAADITGVKKNSLYQRLLELQSQSDDE, from the coding sequence ATGACGACATCGGACTTGGAGACGGCAGCAGGTGCCAAAGCGCAGCTTTTTATTGTCGCAACACCGATTGGCAATTTGCAGGACATGACGCCGCGCGCCATTGAGGTGCTAAAAAGCGTTGCCATCATTGCTTGCGAGGACACGCGAACCTCAAAAAAACTGCTCGACAATTTTAACATTGCCACCAAACAGTTGGCAGCAGACAGCGAAAGCCAGCATCAAAAATTGTGGGCATATCATGAGCACAACAGCGCCGTGCAAACGCCAAAACTGATTGAAATGATTCAAAATGGTCATTCGGTGGCACTGATCAGTGATGCCGGAACGCCTTTAGTTAGTGACCCTGGATTTCAATTGGTGCAAGCGGCGCATAGCGCGGGCGTGAGCGTCTCCCCAATTGTTGGCGCGTCAGCGGCAATTGCAGCCTTATCGGTTGCAGGACTGCCCTCGAACCGTTTTAGCTTTATTGGCTTTTTGCCGGCAAAGGCGCACGGCAGACAAAAGCAGCTTGAATTGCTTAAATCAAGAAGCGAGACGCTTATTTTTTATGAAGCACCGCACCGAATTGTGGCAAGTCTTGAGGATTTGGCAAGCGTTTTTGGGGACAGCCGCGCTGTTACTTTTTGCCGAGAGCTGACCAAAACCTTTGAAACCGTTCATAAATCAACGCTAAAAGAGCTTATCGATTTTGTCAAAAACGATGACAATCAGCAGCGCGGTGAAATTGTGCTGGTCGTTGCCGGCGCTCAAGAAGAAGATAATAACGCAGATAACTTTGATGAATTGCTGCTCAGATTATTGCAAGATTTAAGCGTAAAAAAAGCAGCTGCCCTTGCCGCTGATATCACTGGTGTGAAAAAAAACAGCCTGTATCAGCGCTTGCTTGAGCTGCAATCGCAAAGTGATGACGAATAA
- a CDS encoding adenosine kinase has translation MFDVMAIGNALVDHEFVLSDAELEETELTRGNMTLANLEEQQQLLAYFQLAKIAPSKQAGGGSAANTMFAFASLGGKPFYACRVGDDAQGQFYLEDLNQAGVATSKKSIHQGGVTGSCVVAVTHDGERTMQTYLGTSSEICADNVDFDALTQAGWLYLEGYLAMSESIQPAMTQLRQQAGLHSTKIAVSFADPAVVKFAKDGLLNMLGNTVEVIFCNSEEARLFTDKPSLKAAADALLEYCNIAVITDGANGALIAQKAAQNPNLEPVFFDIPTPVVHNVIDTNGAGDNYAGAFLFGLSQHYSLHECGRLASEVAAQVIQQFGPRLESSDYQDISRRVLVA, from the coding sequence ATGTTTGATGTGATGGCGATTGGCAATGCGTTAGTTGACCATGAGTTTGTGTTAAGCGATGCTGAGCTTGAGGAAACCGAGCTGACACGCGGCAATATGACCCTTGCCAATCTTGAGGAGCAGCAGCAGCTCTTGGCGTATTTTCAATTGGCAAAGATTGCGCCGTCTAAGCAAGCTGGCGGCGGCTCAGCGGCAAATACCATGTTTGCCTTTGCAAGTTTGGGCGGAAAGCCGTTTTATGCCTGCCGCGTTGGCGATGATGCCCAAGGTCAGTTTTACCTTGAGGATTTAAACCAAGCCGGCGTGGCAACGTCCAAAAAATCCATCCATCAAGGCGGCGTGACCGGCTCTTGTGTGGTGGCAGTCACCCATGACGGCGAGCGTACCATGCAAACCTATCTTGGAACGTCAAGTGAGATTTGTGCCGATAACGTCGACTTTGACGCCCTTACTCAAGCGGGTTGGCTGTATTTGGAAGGCTATCTGGCAATGTCCGAAAGCATTCAGCCAGCCATGACGCAACTTCGCCAACAAGCAGGGCTTCACAGCACTAAAATTGCGGTAAGCTTTGCTGACCCTGCGGTGGTCAAATTTGCCAAAGACGGACTGCTCAATATGCTTGGCAATACTGTTGAAGTCATCTTTTGCAACAGTGAAGAGGCGCGATTATTCACTGATAAACCGTCGCTCAAGGCTGCCGCAGATGCTCTGCTTGAGTATTGCAATATTGCAGTCATCACCGATGGCGCAAACGGGGCGCTGATTGCGCAAAAAGCTGCTCAAAATCCAAACCTTGAGCCCGTCTTTTTTGACATTCCAACCCCTGTGGTTCACAACGTCATCGACACCAACGGCGCAGGCGATAACTATGCCGGCGCGTTTTTATTTGGCTTGTCGCAACATTATAGCCTTCATGAATGCGGTCGCCTCGCCAGTGAAGTTGCCGCACAAGTAATTCAGCAATTTGGACCACGACTTGAGTCAAGCGATTATCAAGACATTTCACGCCGCGTTTTGGTCGCTTAG
- a CDS encoding SGNH/GDSL hydrolase family protein yields the protein MAMSLAGLKHAALAPIYLYQAKQVKKSALRLPEPKGARQGTLVINDKLPNAQALNLMIVGDSSAAGVGCELQNEGLAKNVAINLQANFSKNAVKSNYHAIHWSLIAKSGDSSFDLLRRLFVMPKRSVEVMVICIGVNDVTKNTTTEQWQQNLREIIAISQRKFGARFIIFSSLPPMKDMPALPAPLNQLLGNKARKLDKKLKQICDNTNGVYYVAPTLTDTKNLSAMFASDGFHPSLSAYQLWASQLAGQISQSLLP from the coding sequence ATGGCAATGTCTTTGGCTGGGCTAAAACACGCCGCCCTTGCGCCTATTTATTTGTACCAAGCAAAGCAGGTCAAAAAATCCGCACTGCGATTGCCTGAACCAAAAGGCGCTCGGCAAGGAACGCTTGTTATTAATGATAAACTGCCAAATGCTCAAGCACTGAATCTGATGATTGTCGGTGACTCATCAGCCGCTGGCGTGGGCTGTGAGTTACAAAATGAGGGTTTGGCAAAAAATGTAGCGATTAATCTGCAAGCCAATTTTAGTAAAAACGCCGTCAAATCTAATTATCATGCGATTCATTGGTCACTTATTGCCAAATCAGGTGACAGCAGTTTTGATTTACTGCGGCGATTGTTTGTCATGCCTAAGCGATCGGTTGAGGTGATGGTCATTTGCATTGGCGTCAACGATGTCACCAAAAATACCACGACCGAGCAATGGCAACAAAACCTTCGTGAGATTATCGCCATAAGTCAGCGCAAATTTGGCGCACGCTTCATCATTTTTTCAAGTTTGCCGCCAATGAAAGATATGCCTGCTCTGCCTGCCCCATTAAATCAACTGTTAGGCAACAAAGCGCGCAAGCTTGATAAAAAATTAAAGCAAATTTGTGACAATACGAACGGCGTTTATTATGTTGCGCCAACGCTGACCGACACCAAAAATTTAAGCGCCATGTTTGCCAGTGACGGCTTTCATCCAAGTCTAAGCGCGTATCAGCTTTGGGCAAGCCAGCTTGCCGGACAAATCAGCCAGTCACTCTTACCTTAA
- a CDS encoding YraN family protein has translation MNASQPKSPFSITKRSPTKPVLKKSPKKPLKLASPTQKSGATFEARACEFLQHQGFTLIAQNWQQPKVGEIDLIMLAQNAHDNLATLVFIEVRRRRASNFGNAAMSVSTVKQKKIIKTAQYFLQQHPEFADCDCRFDVVAFDGQNLTPDWIVAAFLAQAW, from the coding sequence ATGAACGCCTCTCAGCCTAAATCGCCTTTTTCGATAACAAAGCGGTCACCGACAAAGCCGGTATTAAAAAAATCACCAAAAAAACCGCTAAAGCTTGCCAGCCCGACGCAAAAGTCAGGAGCAACTTTTGAGGCGCGGGCTTGTGAGTTTTTGCAACATCAAGGCTTTACCCTTATCGCGCAAAATTGGCAACAGCCCAAAGTGGGCGAGATTGACCTTATTATGCTGGCGCAAAACGCTCATGACAACTTGGCGACACTGGTTTTTATTGAAGTTCGCAGACGCCGAGCGTCCAATTTTGGTAACGCGGCGATGAGCGTCAGCACGGTCAAGCAAAAAAAGATAATCAAAACGGCGCAATATTTTTTACAGCAGCATCCAGAATTTGCCGATTGTGATTGCCGATTTGATGTGGTGGCGTTTGATGGTCAAAACTTAACGCCCGATTGGATTGTCGCGGCGTTTTTGGCGCAAGCTTGGTAA
- the nfuA gene encoding Fe-S biogenesis protein NfuA: MTDHAQPVDAVSALDLEQSNIKSNITITESAQGYLADLLAKQDTDGIGVRIFVENAGTPRAECCMAYNQPGEEDSADLRLDYDDFSAFIDAPSVPYLEDAVIDYNKDRFGGQLTFRAPNSKVPKVGADASVEERINYVLQSEINPNLAAHGGMVELLELIEEDGIGLTAVLKFGGGCQGCSAVDMTLRQGVEVQLKQQIPELTQVVDETDHSRTENAYYK; the protein is encoded by the coding sequence ATGACTGACCATGCCCAACCTGTCGATGCGGTTTCTGCGCTTGATTTGGAGCAAAGCAACATCAAAAGCAATATCACCATCACCGAATCCGCGCAAGGTTATTTGGCGGATTTACTTGCCAAACAAGATACCGATGGCATCGGCGTTCGTATTTTTGTTGAAAACGCCGGAACGCCGCGCGCCGAGTGCTGCATGGCATATAACCAGCCGGGCGAGGAAGACAGCGCCGATTTGCGCTTGGATTATGACGACTTTTCGGCGTTTATTGACGCGCCGTCCGTGCCGTATTTGGAAGATGCGGTGATCGACTATAATAAAGATCGGTTTGGCGGTCAGTTGACCTTTCGTGCGCCCAATTCTAAAGTGCCAAAGGTCGGCGCGGACGCCAGCGTTGAAGAGCGCATCAATTATGTGCTGCAATCGGAAATCAACCCAAACTTGGCGGCTCATGGCGGGATGGTCGAGCTGTTAGAGCTGATTGAAGAGGACGGCATTGGCTTAACAGCGGTGCTGAAGTTCGGCGGCGGCTGTCAAGGCTGCTCGGCGGTCGATATGACGCTTCGTCAAGGCGTTGAGGTACAATTAAAACAGCAAATCCCTGAATTGACCCAAGTCGTTGATGAGACTGACCATTCGCGGACTGAAAACGCGTACTATAAATAA